One Silurus meridionalis isolate SWU-2019-XX chromosome 10, ASM1480568v1, whole genome shotgun sequence genomic window carries:
- the LOC124392020 gene encoding LOW QUALITY PROTEIN: leucine-rich repeat-containing protein 10B (The sequence of the model RefSeq protein was modified relative to this genomic sequence to represent the inferred CDS: inserted 2 bases in 1 codon), with translation MGNSSQKAGEEEKGKEKEKEKESDREEDIEEEEKARLKEQEGPQKLPACFNDLISSSDPVLDLSHFSLRYLPKQVVSLEHLEKLYVSANRFRNLPDSIAQLQGLRTLALDLNKLDDVPLGVCQLTNLTHLYLGSNRLMSLPPDFRNLQNLRCLWMDGNYFQHFPKELYELPNLRSLQMGDNKLKKLPSDFCRMEALRTIWLYGNRFTEFPRVLLKMEHLEILDLDRNRIAEFPSLLQLPSLRLFSYDHNPVKFPPPFGEDVLIVGEGAADALEVRQLKKERKEQKQREAEAAAAAAAAPVETKPTKQGILKKLRMSKSFAESDVAASVEGDVTLQGKEEEVESNRHTVVFEQGELEHEGEGYDDYGXELEYKQTDVPYKYKG, from the exons ATGGGAAACTCCTCTCAGAAGGCAGGGgaggaggaaaaaggaaaagaaaaagaaaaggaaaaagagagtgaCCGTGAGGAGGACATCGAGGAAGAGGAAAAAGCAAGATTAAAAGAACAGGAAGGGCCACAGAAGCTGCCTGCGTGTTTTAATGACTTGATCTCAAGCAGTGATCCCGTGCTGGATCTGAGCCATTTTAGTTTGCGATACCTCCCGAAGCAAGTCGTGAGCCTGGAGCACTTGGAGAAACTGTACGTGTCTGCGAATCGTTTCCGCAATTTGCCTGACAGCATTGCTCAGCTGCAAGGCCTGCGCACTCTTGCACTCGACTTAAACAAACTGGACGACGTCCCGCTGGGTGTGTGCCAGCTGACCAACCTCACCCACCTATACCTTGGCAGCAATCGACTCATGAGCCTGCCACCAGATTTCAGAAACCTGCAAAACCTACGTTGTCTCTGGATGGATGGTAACTACTTTCAGCACTTTCCCAAGGAGCTGTATGAGCTTCCTAACCTGCGCTCACTGCAGATGGGTGACAACAAACTGAAAAAGCTGCCTTCTGATTTTTGCCGCATGGAAGCTCTACGCACCATCTGGCTCTATGGCAACCGCTTCACCGAGTTCCCACGTGTTCTTCTGAAGATGGAGCACTTGGAGATTCTGGATTTGGATCGGAATCGCATCGCGGAGTTCCCTAGTCTTCTGCAGCTCCCATCACTTCGACTTTTTTCCTATGACCACAATCCTGTGAAGTTTCCTCCACCTTTTGGAGAGGATGTTTTGATTGTTGGGGAAGGGGCTGCAGATGCCTTGGAGGTAAGGcagttgaaaaaagaaagaaaggagcaAAAACAAAGAGAAGCTGAGGCGGCAGCCGCAGCTGCCGCCGCACCCGTAGAGACAAAGCCAACCAAACAAGGAATACTAAAGAAACTCAGAATGAGCAAGTCTTTTGCAGAAAGTGATGTAGCAGCATCAGTTGAAGGGGATGTGACATTACAgggcaaagaagaagaggtggagtcTAATAGACACACTGTGGTATTTGAACAGGGGGAGCTTGAACATGAGGGTGAGGGGTATGATGATTATGG AGAGTTAGAGTATAAGCAAACTGATGTACCCTACAAGTACAAAGGGTAG